One Streptomyces sp. ML-6 genomic region harbors:
- a CDS encoding aldo/keto reductase has protein sequence MSQVPSITLNNGVEMPQLGYGVWQVPDDEAEKAVATAIESGYRSIDTAAIYENERGTGKAVAASGVPREELFVTTKLWNGDQGHDATLRAFDASLDRLGLDYVDLYLIHWPVPAKDAYVDTYRAFEKIHSEGRAKAIGVSNFLPEHLERLLGETSVVPVLNQIELHPQLQQAESRAFHAEHGIRTEAWSPLGQGKGLLEVPTIVAIARKHERTPAQVVLRWHLQIGNVVIPKSVTPSRIAENIDVFDFELDADDLAALAALDEGKRLGPDPAEFSVGA, from the coding sequence GTGAGCCAGGTCCCCTCCATCACCCTGAACAATGGCGTCGAGATGCCGCAGCTCGGTTACGGCGTGTGGCAGGTGCCGGACGACGAGGCCGAGAAGGCGGTCGCGACGGCCATCGAGTCCGGGTACCGGAGCATCGACACCGCCGCGATCTACGAGAACGAGCGGGGCACGGGCAAGGCCGTGGCCGCCTCCGGCGTCCCCCGCGAGGAGCTCTTCGTCACCACCAAGCTGTGGAACGGCGACCAGGGCCACGACGCGACCCTGCGCGCCTTCGACGCCTCGCTCGACCGGCTGGGGCTCGACTACGTCGACCTGTACCTGATCCACTGGCCGGTGCCCGCCAAGGACGCGTACGTCGACACGTACCGGGCCTTCGAGAAGATCCACTCCGAGGGCCGGGCGAAGGCCATCGGCGTCTCGAACTTCCTGCCCGAGCACCTGGAGCGCCTGCTCGGCGAGACCTCCGTGGTCCCGGTGCTCAACCAGATCGAGCTCCACCCGCAGCTCCAGCAGGCCGAGTCGCGCGCCTTCCACGCCGAGCACGGCATCCGGACCGAGGCGTGGTCGCCGCTGGGCCAGGGCAAGGGCCTCCTGGAGGTCCCGACGATCGTCGCGATCGCCCGGAAGCACGAGCGCACCCCCGCCCAGGTGGTGCTCCGCTGGCACCTCCAGATCGGCAACGTGGTGATCCCGAAGTCCGTGACGCCGTCCCGGATCGCGGAGAACATCGACGTGTTCGACTTCGAGCTGGACGCGGACGACCTGGCCGCGCTCGCCGCGCTCGACGAGGGCAAGCGCCTCGGCCCGGACCCCGCCGAGTTCAGCGTCGGGGCCTGA
- a CDS encoding long-chain fatty acid--CoA ligase: MTAAPLVGGLADVVFDRAEEDPHRVALDRKEASGNWRNVTAAAFRDEVLALAKGLIAQGVRFGDRVALMSRTRYEWTLFDFALWSVGAQSVPVYPTSSAEQVRWMLHDADVSAVVVEHEDHAMTVASVIDRLPRLERLWQLDAGAVTELVAAGTRIEDEVVHRHRRAVTPESVATVIYTSGTTGRPKGCVITHANFMFETDTMVSRWQEVFRSAPGDEASTLLFLPLAHVFGRMVEVAALRGRVRLGHQPEMSAGALLPDLVSFRPTFVLAVPYVFEKVFGVARRRAEAEGRAGPFEKAVDVAVKYAEAVEERAFGTGPGPSAGLRVQHQFFDKVVYRRVREAMGGRIRHAMSGGSGMDRRLGLFFEGAGVRIFEGYGLTETSAAATANPPERPRYGTVGQPIPGTTVHIAEDGEVWVHGDHVFSGYLGDPDATGAVLRDGWLATGDLGSLDGDGYLTITGRKKEILVTSGGKSVSPTGLEERVRAHPLVAQCLVVGNDRPYIAALVTVDQEAVDHWLALQGRSPLEPRELVRDPGLETEVRRAVVAANTAVSQAESIRTFRILAHPFSEEHGLLTPSLKLKRRAIETAYATEVDALYR, encoded by the coding sequence ATGACGGCCGCGCCCCTCGTGGGCGGGCTGGCCGACGTGGTGTTCGACCGGGCCGAGGAGGACCCGCACCGGGTCGCCCTCGACCGCAAGGAAGCGAGCGGAAACTGGCGGAATGTCACCGCCGCCGCGTTCCGCGACGAGGTGCTGGCGCTGGCCAAGGGGCTGATCGCCCAGGGCGTCAGGTTCGGTGACCGGGTGGCCCTGATGTCGCGCACGCGCTACGAGTGGACGCTCTTCGACTTCGCCCTGTGGTCGGTCGGCGCGCAGTCCGTGCCGGTCTATCCGACGTCCTCGGCCGAGCAGGTCCGGTGGATGCTGCACGACGCCGACGTGTCCGCCGTCGTGGTCGAGCACGAGGACCACGCGATGACCGTCGCGTCGGTGATCGACCGGCTGCCCCGGCTCGAACGGCTGTGGCAGCTGGACGCCGGCGCGGTGACCGAGCTGGTCGCCGCGGGCACCCGGATCGAGGACGAGGTGGTGCACCGTCACCGGCGCGCGGTGACGCCCGAGTCGGTGGCCACCGTCATCTACACGTCGGGGACCACGGGCCGCCCCAAGGGCTGTGTGATCACGCACGCCAACTTCATGTTCGAGACGGACACCATGGTCTCCCGCTGGCAGGAGGTGTTCCGCTCCGCGCCCGGCGACGAGGCGTCCACCCTGCTCTTCCTGCCGCTGGCCCATGTCTTCGGCCGGATGGTCGAGGTCGCGGCGCTCCGCGGCCGGGTGCGGCTGGGCCATCAGCCGGAGATGTCGGCCGGGGCGCTGCTGCCGGACCTGGTGTCGTTCCGGCCGACGTTCGTGCTGGCGGTGCCGTACGTGTTCGAGAAGGTCTTCGGCGTCGCCCGGCGCAGGGCCGAGGCGGAGGGGCGGGCGGGGCCGTTCGAGAAGGCGGTGGACGTCGCCGTGAAGTACGCCGAGGCGGTGGAGGAGCGGGCCTTCGGGACCGGTCCCGGGCCGTCCGCCGGGCTGCGGGTGCAGCACCAGTTCTTCGACAAGGTCGTGTACCGGAGGGTGCGCGAGGCGATGGGCGGCCGGATCCGGCACGCCATGTCCGGCGGTTCCGGCATGGACCGGCGGCTCGGGCTGTTCTTCGAGGGCGCGGGCGTCCGGATCTTCGAGGGGTACGGGCTGACCGAGACGTCCGCCGCGGCCACCGCCAACCCGCCGGAGCGCCCCCGGTACGGCACGGTCGGGCAGCCGATTCCCGGCACGACCGTGCACATCGCCGAGGACGGCGAGGTGTGGGTGCACGGGGACCACGTGTTCTCCGGTTACCTCGGTGATCCCGACGCCACCGGAGCGGTGCTGCGCGACGGCTGGCTGGCCACCGGCGACCTGGGCTCGCTCGACGGGGACGGCTATCTGACGATCACCGGGCGGAAGAAGGAGATCCTGGTGACCTCGGGCGGCAAGAGCGTGTCGCCGACCGGTCTGGAGGAGCGGGTGCGGGCGCATCCGCTGGTCGCGCAGTGCCTCGTGGTGGGCAACGACCGGCCCTACATCGCGGCGCTGGTCACGGTCGACCAGGAGGCGGTGGACCACTGGCTGGCACTGCAGGGGCGATCGCCGCTGGAACCGCGGGAGCTGGTGCGCGACCCGGGCCTGGAGACGGAGGTCCGGCGGGCGGTGGTGGCCGCCAACACGGCGGTCTCGCAGGCCGAGTCGATCCGGACGTTCCGGATCCTGGCGCACCCGTTCAGCGAGGAGCACGGTCTGCTCACCCCGTCGCTGAAGCTGAAGCGCAGGGCGATCGAGACGGCGTACGCGACGGAGGTCGACGCGCTGTACCGCTGA
- a CDS encoding PQQ-dependent sugar dehydrogenase produces the protein MRTRTLTAARGKTAALTAVLLCAALVQAAPRSAAAAADRYEAESATIVEGAAESNHSGYSGTGFVNGDNVVGSYVEFTVTAATAGTGKIAIRYSNGTTAARPADVAVGGTVVSAARPFATTADWDTWATSTLTTPLKAGTNKVRLTSTTAGGLPNLDYLDVTVTPSDTEAPTAPGRPTCTAITENSLTLNWTAATDDVGVAAYDIYEHGNKFGEAPGTATAKNLTGLTPDTTYNLTVFARDAAGNVSPVSPIVDCTTLRSDDTTAPSAPGTLSASDLTANGVVLKWGAATDDKGVTAYEVRSGSTVYKTVTGTPPATTTTLTGLACASPYTLEVVAKDAAGNVSPPGNAVTFTTPACATDGGVPSGITTVSTGWSIPWGTYWMPDGKTALVTERDSFEVFRATADGARTRVGSVPEAVTTNGEGGLLGVAVDPKWSTNHRVYFMHTASEGNRIARMAYDGSSLSGYEVLLRGIKKSRYHNGGRLVFGPDGYLYASTGEAQTPDLAQDKDSLNGKILRMTTDGEPAPGNPFGNHVYSYGHRNPQGLAFDRNGRLWEAEFGDSKKDELNLIKPGKNYGWPICEGSCTTSGMTNPKKTWNISEASPSGIAIVRNVIYMAALKGERLWRVPITGDTENLGTPSSYYVGTYGRLRTVTQVPGRDQLWLSTTNCDNKGNEPDGSDKLFRVSIT, from the coding sequence ATGCGTACCAGAACGCTCACCGCGGCACGGGGCAAAACGGCGGCCCTCACGGCTGTGCTGCTCTGCGCCGCCCTGGTGCAGGCGGCCCCGCGGTCGGCGGCCGCGGCCGCCGACCGGTACGAGGCGGAGTCCGCGACGATCGTCGAGGGCGCGGCCGAGTCCAACCACTCCGGCTACTCGGGGACGGGCTTCGTCAACGGCGACAACGTCGTGGGCAGTTACGTGGAGTTCACCGTCACCGCGGCCACCGCGGGAACCGGGAAGATCGCCATCCGCTACTCCAACGGCACGACGGCCGCCCGGCCCGCGGACGTCGCCGTCGGCGGCACGGTCGTCTCGGCGGCCCGCCCCTTCGCCACCACCGCCGACTGGGACACCTGGGCCACCTCCACCCTCACCACCCCGCTGAAGGCGGGCACCAACAAGGTCCGGCTGACGTCCACGACGGCCGGCGGACTGCCCAACCTCGACTACCTCGACGTCACGGTCACCCCCTCGGACACCGAGGCGCCCACCGCCCCCGGCCGGCCCACCTGCACCGCAATCACCGAGAACAGCCTCACGCTGAACTGGACCGCCGCCACGGACGACGTGGGCGTCGCCGCGTACGACATCTACGAACACGGCAACAAGTTCGGCGAGGCGCCCGGCACCGCCACGGCGAAGAACCTGACCGGGCTCACCCCCGACACCACGTACAACCTCACGGTGTTCGCCCGGGACGCGGCCGGCAACGTGTCCCCGGTCAGCCCGATCGTGGACTGCACCACCCTGCGCAGCGACGACACCACCGCCCCCTCGGCCCCCGGCACCCTGTCGGCCTCGGACCTCACCGCGAACGGCGTCGTCCTGAAGTGGGGCGCGGCCACGGACGACAAGGGCGTCACCGCCTACGAGGTACGCAGCGGCAGCACCGTCTACAAGACCGTGACCGGCACCCCGCCGGCCACCACGACCACCCTCACCGGGCTCGCCTGCGCCAGCCCGTACACCCTGGAGGTCGTCGCCAAGGACGCGGCGGGCAACGTCTCCCCGCCGGGCAACGCGGTCACCTTCACCACCCCGGCCTGCGCCACCGACGGCGGCGTCCCGTCCGGCATCACCACCGTCTCCACCGGCTGGTCCATCCCCTGGGGCACCTACTGGATGCCCGACGGGAAGACCGCCCTGGTCACCGAGCGGGACAGCTTCGAGGTCTTCAGGGCCACGGCCGACGGCGCCCGCACCCGGGTCGGGTCGGTGCCCGAGGCCGTCACGACCAACGGCGAGGGCGGCCTGCTCGGCGTCGCCGTCGACCCGAAGTGGTCCACCAACCACCGCGTGTACTTCATGCACACCGCGTCGGAGGGCAACCGGATCGCCCGGATGGCCTACGACGGCAGCTCGCTCAGCGGGTACGAGGTCCTGCTCCGGGGCATCAAGAAGAGCCGCTACCACAACGGCGGACGGCTCGTCTTCGGCCCCGACGGCTACCTGTACGCGTCGACCGGCGAGGCCCAGACCCCCGACCTCGCCCAGGACAAGGACTCGCTGAACGGCAAGATCCTGCGGATGACCACGGACGGCGAGCCCGCCCCCGGCAACCCGTTCGGCAACCACGTCTACAGCTACGGCCACCGCAACCCGCAGGGGCTCGCCTTCGACCGCAACGGCCGCCTGTGGGAAGCGGAGTTCGGCGACAGCAAGAAGGACGAACTCAACCTCATCAAGCCGGGGAAGAACTACGGCTGGCCCATCTGCGAGGGCAGCTGCACCACGTCCGGCATGACCAACCCGAAGAAGACCTGGAACATCTCCGAGGCGTCGCCCAGCGGGATCGCCATCGTCCGCAACGTCATCTACATGGCCGCCCTGAAGGGCGAACGGCTGTGGCGGGTGCCGATCACCGGTGACACCGAGAACCTCGGCACGCCGAGCTCCTACTACGTCGGCACCTACGGCCGGCTGCGCACCGTCACCCAGGTGCCCGGCCGGGACCAGCTGTGGCTGTCCACCACCAACTGCGACAACAAGGGGAACGAACCGGACGGCTCGGACAAGCTGTTCCGGGTCTCGATCACATAA
- a CDS encoding RICIN domain-containing protein encodes MNGDGVPVVAAGRYRLRNVGSGLLLGVHGAAKGGGAPVRQAEENGSPDQLWQLSPVHEGAALYHLVNVHSGKRLDVANASTENGAVIQQWRANNYGAQEWLIERHLETPGVVTLVSFVSGLVLEVADGSAADGARVQQWEDTDSPGQWWRLEAARDTPGT; translated from the coding sequence ATGAACGGGGACGGCGTGCCCGTGGTGGCAGCGGGCCGCTACCGGCTGCGCAACGTGGGGAGCGGGCTGCTGCTGGGCGTGCACGGCGCCGCCAAGGGCGGCGGCGCCCCGGTCCGGCAGGCCGAGGAGAACGGCTCGCCGGACCAGCTCTGGCAGCTCTCGCCGGTGCACGAGGGCGCGGCGCTGTACCACCTGGTCAACGTCCACAGCGGGAAGCGCCTGGACGTGGCCAACGCCTCCACCGAGAACGGCGCCGTGATCCAGCAGTGGCGGGCCAACAACTACGGCGCCCAGGAGTGGCTGATCGAGCGGCACCTGGAGACGCCCGGAGTGGTGACGCTGGTCAGTTTCGTCAGCGGACTCGTCCTCGAAGTGGCCGACGGCAGCGCCGCGGACGGCGCCCGGGTCCAGCAGTGGGAGGACACCGACTCCCCCGGCCAGTGGTGGCGGCTGGAGGCAGCGCGGGACACCCCCGGGACATAG
- a CDS encoding class I SAM-dependent methyltransferase: protein MSQHTGNGHHESAAHDPRHDQDPSAHAGHAGHSAHAGHGTPDGIDWDAMGPMLEQNAEISRPQYEEAARWIAGLPTAPQVRRVLDIGSGPGVVTCLLAETFPGAEVVAVDGTPALLERTGERAERLGLGDRVRVRQADLPDDLGGLGEADLIWMGNTLHHLGDQRAALAGFAGLLRPGGTIALVEGGLQPRRLPRDIGFGRAGLEARLEAINTDRFEDMRAALPDAKRESEDWSALFAAVGLEPQGTRSFLLDIPAPVPEPVREDAVIEFGRWREAFAEYLTAEDAAALDRLLDPADPAGLRRRPDLFLLSARTVHLGRRA, encoded by the coding sequence ATGAGTCAGCACACCGGAAACGGCCACCACGAGAGCGCCGCCCACGACCCCCGCCACGACCAGGACCCCTCCGCCCATGCCGGTCACGCCGGGCACTCCGCCCATGCCGGTCACGGGACTCCCGACGGCATCGACTGGGACGCCATGGGGCCGATGCTGGAGCAGAACGCCGAGATCAGCCGGCCGCAGTACGAGGAGGCGGCCCGCTGGATCGCCGGGCTCCCCACGGCCCCGCAGGTGCGCCGGGTGCTCGACATCGGCAGCGGCCCCGGAGTGGTCACCTGCCTGCTCGCCGAGACGTTCCCCGGGGCGGAGGTCGTCGCCGTCGACGGCACCCCGGCGCTCCTGGAGCGCACCGGGGAGCGGGCCGAACGGCTCGGCCTCGGCGACCGGGTCCGGGTACGGCAGGCCGACCTCCCCGACGACCTCGGCGGACTGGGCGAGGCGGACCTGATCTGGATGGGCAACACCCTGCACCACCTGGGCGACCAGCGTGCCGCGCTCGCCGGGTTCGCCGGACTGCTGCGCCCCGGCGGGACCATCGCCCTGGTCGAGGGCGGGCTGCAGCCCCGCCGGCTCCCGCGCGACATCGGCTTCGGGCGGGCGGGCCTGGAGGCCAGGCTCGAAGCGATCAACACGGACCGGTTCGAGGACATGCGGGCGGCACTGCCCGACGCCAAGCGGGAATCCGAGGACTGGAGCGCCCTGTTCGCCGCGGTGGGACTGGAACCGCAGGGAACCCGCAGTTTCCTGCTGGACATCCCGGCGCCGGTCCCCGAGCCGGTCCGCGAGGACGCCGTCATCGAGTTCGGCCGGTGGCGCGAGGCCTTCGCGGAGTACCTCACGGCCGAGGACGCCGCCGCGCTCGACCGACTGCTCGACCCCGCCGACCCGGCCGGGCTGCGTCGCCGCCCCGACCTCTTCCTGCTCTCGGCGCGCACCGTGCACCTGGGCCGACGGGCCTGA
- a CDS encoding glycosyl hydrolase family 8 — protein MPSAEAVTTPQSTIPPPTIAAATRYEAEDARLTRAAVATNHTGYSGTGFVDYTNATGSAVEFTVDTATGGGSLALRYANGTTTDRPMDISVNGTVVASGVPFGSTGSWDTWATKTVAVRLPAGTNTVRATATTANGGPNLDRLDIGAPATDGPAVPFGSHLFPYTAGTLKPSGTQSALDRAVIEAYDAWKAAFVRQNCGNGWYQVISPDADHPYVAEAQGYGMVVTATMAGADPQARTVFDGMVEYMLAHPSVNNPDLLAAEQDSSCRSVNGSDSATDGDLDVAYGLLLADKQWGSTGTYDYKDLAIKHIDAIKESEVNPTTHLMLFGDWSDSGESHYWMTRSSDWMIDHFRAFEAATGDRTWRTVRTAHQKLIASQQSEYAPDTGLLADFVVDTDSTPAPAPDKVLESPHDGDYSWNACRDPWRIGTDAVTSGDTASLAAARKLNSWIKDETGGDPDRIGSGYHLDGSVFDDGNDMAFTAPFVVTALTDPGSQAWLDALWNKLATTPIDPDLYYGSSVQLQTMIVASGNYWVP, from the coding sequence GTGCCGTCCGCCGAGGCGGTGACCACCCCGCAATCCACCATCCCGCCGCCCACCATCGCGGCGGCCACCCGGTACGAGGCCGAGGACGCCCGGCTGACCCGGGCGGCCGTGGCGACGAACCACACCGGCTACTCCGGCACCGGCTTCGTCGACTACACCAACGCGACCGGATCGGCCGTGGAGTTCACGGTCGACACCGCCACCGGCGGCGGCTCGCTCGCCCTCCGTTACGCCAACGGGACCACCACCGACCGTCCGATGGACATCAGCGTCAACGGCACCGTCGTCGCGTCCGGCGTACCGTTCGGCTCCACCGGCTCCTGGGACACCTGGGCCACGAAGACCGTCGCCGTCCGCCTCCCCGCCGGGACCAACACCGTCCGGGCCACCGCGACCACGGCGAACGGCGGCCCCAACCTCGACCGCCTCGACATCGGGGCCCCCGCCACCGACGGACCCGCCGTGCCCTTCGGCAGCCACCTGTTCCCCTACACGGCGGGGACGCTCAAGCCGTCCGGCACGCAGTCCGCGCTCGACCGGGCCGTGATCGAGGCGTACGACGCCTGGAAGGCCGCGTTCGTCCGGCAGAACTGCGGCAACGGCTGGTACCAGGTCATCTCGCCGGACGCCGACCACCCCTACGTCGCCGAGGCCCAGGGCTACGGCATGGTCGTCACCGCCACCATGGCGGGCGCCGACCCGCAGGCGAGAACCGTCTTCGACGGCATGGTCGAGTACATGCTGGCCCACCCCTCGGTGAACAACCCCGACCTCCTCGCCGCCGAGCAGGACTCCTCCTGCCGGAGCGTCAACGGCTCCGACTCCGCGACCGACGGGGACCTCGACGTCGCCTACGGTCTGCTCCTCGCCGACAAGCAGTGGGGCTCCACCGGCACGTACGACTACAAGGACCTCGCGATCAAGCACATCGACGCCATCAAGGAGAGCGAGGTCAACCCGACCACGCACCTGATGCTGTTCGGCGACTGGTCGGACTCCGGCGAGTCCCACTACTGGATGACTCGTTCCTCGGACTGGATGATCGACCACTTCCGCGCCTTCGAGGCCGCCACCGGCGACCGCACCTGGCGCACCGTGCGCACGGCCCATCAGAAGCTGATCGCCTCCCAGCAGTCCGAGTACGCCCCCGACACGGGACTGCTGGCGGACTTCGTCGTCGACACCGACAGCACGCCCGCGCCCGCACCGGACAAGGTGCTCGAATCGCCCCACGACGGCGACTACTCCTGGAACGCCTGCCGCGACCCGTGGCGCATCGGCACCGACGCCGTCACCAGCGGGGACACCGCCTCGCTCGCCGCGGCCCGCAAGCTCAACTCCTGGATCAAGGACGAGACCGGCGGCGACCCGGACCGGATCGGCAGCGGCTACCACCTGGACGGCTCGGTGTTCGACGACGGCAACGACATGGCGTTCACCGCCCCGTTCGTCGTGACCGCGCTGACCGACCCCGGCTCCCAGGCCTGGCTCGACGCGCTGTGGAACAAGCTCGCCACCACCCCCATCGACCCCGACCTCTACTACGGATCGAGCGTTCAGCTGCAGACCATGATCGTCGCGTCCGGCAACTACTGGGTCCCCTGA